From a single Aquarana catesbeiana isolate 2022-GZ linkage group LG09, ASM4218655v1, whole genome shotgun sequence genomic region:
- the LOC141109005 gene encoding extracellular calcium-sensing receptor-like: MDIQHVSLSLSVSSVRKLAGSKRFRRDLYKSILALLFATKEINQNHFLPNITLGFYMYDSCFSEATSLKSTLQVVTGGGNPVPNYKCGLLHRVPAIIGDPLSSSIVSMSRVLGLWRIPQVSYAATLPNLSNKQEFPSFLRTTVSVDSQPRALIDLCHTFGWTWIGILISSTDYGTQGGISLKKEAAKNEVCIAFIETIALDSSTKMMPKIIENVRKSTASAVFLFVSPPEANAIFIEVLLQNITGKVWVGIEAWFTSPVFLQTDFWNILNNTIGIAKSRKILPHFSDFLQNFNPSIYPRMLSIRQFWERTFNCKWPTDNSSLSNAGSSTGACTGFEKIVTDDITELNDPTSQVVYMAHSALYVVAHALQTLLSCKPGEGPFSGKSCADKQPIQPWQLLHYMKKVNFVNTAGEEVSFDAKGDLHGYFDILNWKLIGNKAQYIQVGTYNEYISSGPKLFINTTAIRWPGGLRKVPRSVCSDDCPPGYRKAPQRGQPVCCFDCVPCPEGMISNETNSVNCQACPEDQWPNSRREKCVAKVIEFLSYEEPLGLVMASFSVLFFVITVMVLCIFLILRNTAMVKANNRNLSYLLLLSLKFCFLCSLMFIGYPTRLNCTVRQSLFGITFSFCVSCILAKTIVVVIAFKATKPGSNLRVWVGFKTAILVVTISTSFQMVIILVWMAKYPPFLEHNHQVLVGTILVECNEGSVVMFYCTIGYLGVLAAISFVVAFLARNLPDSFNEAKYITFSMLTFLSVWSTFIPAYLSTKGKYIVAVEIFAILLSSLGLLCCIFAPKCYIILLKPMMNTRGYLMSKNN, from the exons ATGGACATCCAGCATGTCTCCCTGAGCCTTTCCGTTTCCTCAGTGAGGAAGCTGGCAGGCTCAAAGAG GTTCAGGAGAGACCTGTACAAGTCTATTCTTGCTTTGCTTTTTGCCACAAAGGAGATTAATCAAAATCATTTTCTGCCGAATATTACCCTGGGATTCTACATGTATGATTCCTGTTTCTCGGAGGCAACTTCTCTTAAGTCAACACTGCAAGTTGTGACAGGAGGTGGGAATCCTGTACCTAACTACAAGTGTGGCCTCCTACATAGGGTGCCTGCTATTATTGGGGATCCCTTATCTAGCTCTATTGTGTCCATGTCAAGGGTGCTTGGACTGTGGAGGataccacag GTGAGCTATGCTGCGACTCTCCCGAATCTTAGCAACAAACAAGAGTTTCCATCCTTCTTGAGGACAACCGTCAGTGTCGACAGTCAACCACGGGCCCTCATTGACTTGTGTCATACATTTGGGTGGACTTGGATAGGTATACTTATTTCTTCAACAGACTATGGTACGCAAGGTGGGATCTCCCTTAAAAAAGAGGCTGCCAAGAATGAGGTTTGTATCGCCTTTATTGAAACCATTGCCTTGGATTCCAGCACAAAAATGATGCCAAAGATTATAGAGAATGTTCGAAAGTCAACAGCCTCAGCAGTATTTCTGTTTGTCTCTCCTCCAGAGGCCAATGCTATATTTATCGAGGTTCTTCTTCAAAACATTACTGGAAAAGTGTGGGTTGGCATCGAAGCCTGGTTCACATCCCCTGTGTTTTTGCAGACTGATTTTTGGAACATACTGAACAACACTATCGGGATAGCAAAAAGCAGAAAGATCCTACCACATTTTTCAGACTTTCTCCAAAACTTTAATCCATCTATTTATCCTAGAATGTTGTCTATCCGGCAGTTCTGGGAGAGGACATTTAACTGCAAATGGCCCACGGATAACAGCAGTTTATCTAATGCAGGCTCTAGCACAGGAGCTTGTACTGGTTTCGAGAAGATAGTaactgatgacatcacagaactcaATGACCCAACCTCCCAGGTTGTGTACATGGCCCACAGTGCCCTCTATGTGGTTGCACATGCTCTCCAAACATTGCTCTCTTGTAAGCCTGGAGAAGGTCCTTTCAGTGGAAAATCTTGTGCTGACAAACAACCTATCCAGCCTTGGCAG CTCTTGCATTACATGAAGAAAGTTAATTTCGTTAACACTGCAGGAGAGGAGGTGTCATTTGATGCTAAAGGAGATCTCCACGGGTACTTTGACATCTTGAACTGGAAACTGATTGGAAACAAAGCTCAATATATACAAGTTGGAACCTACAACGAGTACATTAGCAGCGGCCCAAAACTTTTCATTAACACCACTGCCATCCGGTGGCCAGGTGGACTAAGAAAG GTGCCACGATCTGTGTGCAGTGATGACTGTCCTCCTGGCTACAGGAAGGCACCACAGAGAGGACAACCTGTCTGCTGCTTTGACTGCGTGCCATGTCCAGAAGGCATGATTTCCAATGAGACAA ATTCTGTTAACTGTCAAGCATGTCCAGAAGACCAGTGGCCAAACAGCAGAAGAGAAAAATGTGTTGCTAAAGTCATTGAGTTCCTCTCTTATGAGGAACCACTTGGTCTAGTGATGGCTTCATTCTCCGTCTTGTTCTTTGTCATCACTGTGATGGTGCTGTGCATATTTCTTATTTTGCGGAATACAGCCATGGTAAAAGCCAACAATAGGAACCTCAGCTACCTTCTCCTTTTGTCCCTAAAGTTTTGCTTTCTTTGCTCACTGATGTTCATTGGCTACCCCACCAGACTGAATTGTACTGTCAGACAATCTCTTTTTGGAATCACATTCTCATTTTGTGTTTCTTGCATCCTGGCAAAAACTATCGTAGTTGTCATTGCCTTTAAAGCCACCAAACCGGGGAGCAATCTGAGGGTGTGGGTTGGTTTCAAGACAGCCATTCTTGTTGTTACTATCTCCACCTCCTTCCAGATGGTCATTATCTTGGTATGGATGGCAAAATATCCACCTTTCCTGGAACATAATCACCAAGTCTTGGTTGGTACCATCCTTGTAGAATGTAATGAGGGTTCGGTAGTTATGTTTTACTGCACAATAGGGTATTTGGGTGTCTTGGCTGCCATAAGTTTTGTGGTTGCTTTCCTAGCTAGGAACTTACCAGACAGCTTTAATGAAGCGAAATATATTACTTTCAGCATGTTGACCTTCTTGAGTGTATGGTCAACTTTTATTCCAGCTTATCTTAGCACAAAGGGTAAATATATTGTTGCAGTTGAGATTTTTGCCATTTTGTTGTCAAGTCTTGGACTTTTGTGTTGTATATTTGCTCCAAAATGTTATATAATACTTTTAAAACCTATGATGAATACAAGAGGGTATTTAATGtctaaaaacaattaa